A stretch of the Carassius carassius chromosome 50, fCarCar2.1, whole genome shotgun sequence genome encodes the following:
- the LOC132133326 gene encoding WAP four-disulfide core domain protein 5-like gives MRSQVGMMTARLYCSLIAVLCCLSGYLSITDVTEGQTAAKPGECPPQTSGSLFNGSCNGDSDCPNDEKCCGNGSGNYCTAPYTVKPGQCPKPKRVPECADLCFHDGQCPATQKCCPTTCGHACSEQSDQESGPESDQESGPESDQESGPETGQGSGQGSGYGQGSGYGQDSERVYLLINGNP, from the exons ATGAGATCGCAGGTTGGGATGATGACAGCTCGATTGTACTGCTCGTTGATTGCTGTTTTATGTTGTCTTTCTGGATACTTGAGCATAACAGATGTTACTGAAGGACAAACTGCAG CAAAGCCAGGAGAGTGTCCCCCTCAAACATCTGGAAGCTTGTTTAATGGGTCCTGTAACGGTGACTCTGACTGTCCCAACGATGAGAAGTGCTGCGGCAATGGAAGTGGAAATTACTGTACAGCTCCTTATACAG TGAAGCCGGGTCAGTGTCCCAAACCGAAGCGTGTTCCAGAATGTGCTGACCTCTGTttccatgatggccagtgtcctgccacacagaaGTGTTGCCCAACCACCTGTGGCCATGCATGTAGTGAACAAAGTGATCAGGAAAGTGGTCCGGAAAGTGATCAGGAAAGTGGTCCGGAAAGTGATCAGGAAAGTGGTCCGGAaactggtcagggaagtggtcagggtagcggttatggtcagggaagcggataTGGTCAAG actcggAACGAGTCTATTTGCTGATCAATGGAAACCCTTAA
- the LOC132133327 gene encoding WAP four-disulfide core domain protein 5-like translates to MRSQVGMMTARLYCSLIAVLCCLSGYLSITDVTEGQTAAKPGECPPQTSGSLFNGSCNGDSDCPNDEKCCGNGSGNYCTAPYTVKPGQCPKPKRVPECADLCFHDGQCPATQKCCPTTCGHACSEQSDQESGPESDQESDQESGPESDQESGPETGQGSGQGERVE, encoded by the exons ATGAGATCGCAGGTTGGGATGATGACAGCTCGATTGTACTGCTCGTTGATTGCTGTTTTATGTTGTCTTTCTGGATACTTGAGCATAACAGATGTTACTGAAGGACAAACTGCAG CAAAGCCAGGAGAGTGTCCCCCTCAAACATCTGGAAGCTTGTTTAATGGGTCCTGTAACGGTGACTCTGACTGTCCCAACGATGAGAAGTGCTGCGGCAATGGAAGTGGAAATTACTGTACAGCTCCTTATACAG TGAAGCCGGGTCAGTGTCCCAAACCGAAGCGTGTTCCAGAATGTGCTGACCTCTGTttccatgatggccagtgtcctgccacacagaaGTGTTGCCCAACCACCTGTGGCCATGCATGTAGTGAACAAAGTGATCAGGAAAGTGGTCCGGAAAGTGATCAGGAAAGTGATCAGGAAAGTGGTCCGGAAAGTGATCAGGAAAGTGGTCCGGAaactggtcagggaagtggtcagg gtgaaagagttgaatga